From the genome of Burkholderia pyrrocinia:
ACGCAGGCCGTGCGGCATGCCGCGTTCATGGTGCCGGGCGGCCTCGGCGTGCAGGAGGCGACCGTCGTGCTGCTCGCGCAGATGTTCGGCGTCGACCGCGAGACGGCGCTGTCGCTCGCGCTGGTCAAGCGCGGCCGCGAGGTGCTGTTCGGCTGCCTGGCGCTCGGTTCGTGGCAGCTCGCCGAACTCGTGCGCACGCGCCGCCGCATCGGCGCGCCGCCGGCCGTGCCGCGCGCGCCGCATCCGGCGAGCCGCATGCCCGAAACCGAAACTCAAGCCGAAACGACGCATTGAACACGAGACGGGCCGCGCGCCCGTCTCGCGCTTTTGGCGTCGCGCGGGTATGCTTGCCGCGTGTTTTCTCGACGCGCAATTCTTCCGATGATTTTCCGTTTCCGGCTGCTTCCCGTGACGATGCTGGCCGCCGCGCTGGCGCTGACTGGCTGCGACGACAAGCAAGGTAACCTCGACGTGCAACGTATCAGGGACTTCTTCAACGCGATCAAGCCCGCGCCGCTGCTGCTGAAGGGGCTGAAGGTCGGCGAATCGACCGAGGCCGACGTACGCGGCACGATGGGCAAGCCCGAGACCGAGCGCGAGTTCACCGACGGCTCGAAGCGTTTCGAATATCCGCGCGGCCCGATGGGCAACCAGACGTGGTTCGTCGATCTCGATGCGAACGGCCGCTACACCGGCGCGACGCAGGTGCTGACCGCCGAGAATTTCGCGAAGGTGCGCCCCGGGATGAACGAGGACGAGGTGCGGCGCCTGCTCGGCAAGCCGGGCGACATCGCGCAGTATCCGCTGAAGCCCGAGACGGTCTGGAGCTGGCGCTGGCTCGAGGACGGCGTCAACACCGACGCGTTCTTCAACGTTCATTTCGGCCCGGACGGGCTTGTCTATACGACGTCGCGCTCCGACATCCTGAAGGGGCGGTAAGCCGGCCCGCGTTCGGCGCTATATCGAAAAAGCGACCGGAAAATTGCAAAAAGTCCGCTTCCCTGCGTGTCATCCGACTGTCAGGAAGCGGCTTTTTTCCTTTTGAAACAGCGGAGTAGGCCGGGGTCGCAAATGGCGGGGCGGGTTGCTGCGATGCAGCAATCGCATGCAAGGTGATTTGAGACAAACAATTTCGCTTGCGACTATCCGCGTCAGCCCGGCGCGGGACAGGCATTCGCGTCGGCATCCATTCCAACTCTGGAGACGCGCGTGTTCCTTTACGGCTTTGGTCCTGTCCTCTGGGCCGGCACCGTGCAGACCATCGAGCTGTCGGTGCTGTCGCTCGCCACTGCGGTGGCGCTGGGGCTGATCGGCGCGGTGGCGAAGCTGTCGCACAACCGGGTGCTGCGAGCGATCGCGACCGGTTATACGACGCTGATCCGCTCGGTGCCCGATCTTGTGCTGATGCTGCTGCTGTTCTACAGCATCCAGATCTGGCTGAACCAGTTCACCGACCTCGTCGGCTGGAACCAGATCGACATCGACCCGTTCGTGGCCGGCGTGCTGACGCTCGGCTTCATCTACGGCGCGTACTTCACCGAGACCTTTCGCGGCGCGTTCCTGTCGGTGCCGCGCGGCCAGCTCGAGGCCGGTGCCGCGTACGGGATGAGCGGTGCGCGCGTGTTCGTGCGGATCATGTTTCCTCAGATGATGCGCTTTGCGCTGCCCGGGATCGGAAACAACTGGCAGGTGCTCGTGAAGGCGACCGCGCTGGTGTCGATCATCGGCCTCGCGGACGTCGTGAAGGCAGCGCAGGACGCCGGCAAGAGCACGTTCAACATGTTCTTCTTCATCCTCGTCGCGGCGCTGATCTACCTCGCGATCACGACCGTTTCCAACCTCGTGCTGATCCAGCTCGAGAAGCGTTATTCCATGGGCGTGCGGCACGCAGAACTATGATCGAGATCCTTCAGGAATTCGGCAAGGCGTTCCTTTACTGGGACGGCCAGCGCCTCTCCGGCCTTGCGGTGACGCTGTGGCTGCTCGTTGCGTCGATTTCGCTCGGCTTCGTATGCGCGGTGCCGCTCGCGGTCGCGCGCGTGTCGAAGAAGAAGTGGGTGTCGATGCCCGTGCGGTTCTACACGTACGTGTTCCGCGGCACGCCGCTCTACGTGCAGTTGCTGCTGATGTACACGGGCATGTACAGCCTCGAGTTCGTGCGTTCGCATTCGCTGCTCGACGCGTTCTTCCGCAGCGGCTTCAACTGCGCGATTCTCGCGTTCGCGCTGAACACCTGCGCGTACACGACCGAGATCTTTGCGGGTGCGATCCGCGCGATTCCGCACGGCGAGGTCGAGGCTGCGCGGGCATACGGGATGACGCCGTTCACGATGTACCGCCGCGTGATCCTGCCGTCGGCGCTGCGTCGTGCGCTGCCGCTGTACAGCAACGAGGTGATCCTGATGCTGCACGCGACGACCGTCGCGTTCACCGCGACCGTGCCCGACATCCTGAAGGTCGCGCGCGATGCGAATTCCGCGACCTACATGGCGTTCCAGTCGTTCGGAATCGCCGCGCTGATCTATCTTGCGGTATCTTTCGCACTCGTCGCGGCATTTCGCCGTGCGGAGCGCCACTGGCTCGCGTATCTCGCGGCCGCCCGTCATTGATTCCACTCCGAGGAGAGCCAGTTGGCCGAGATCACTCAAACGAGCGCTTCCACCAAGCTTGCGGCGCTCGACATTCACAAGCGCTATGGCGACAACGAGGTGCTCAAGGGCGTGTCGTTGAACGCGAAGGCCGGTGACGTCATCAGCATCATCGGCGCGAGCGGCTCGGGCAAGAGCACGTTCCTGCGCTGCATCAATTTCCTCGAGCGGCCGAATGCGGGGCAGATCGTCGTCGACGGCGAGACCGTCCGCACGAAGGCCGACCGCGCCGGTGCGCTCGAAGTCGCCGATCACAAGCAGCTTCAGCGGATCCGCACGAAGCTCGCGATGGTGTTCCAGCATTTCAATCTGTGGGCGCACATGAACGTGCTCGAGAACGTGATGGAAGCGCCCGTGCACGTGCTCGGCATTTCGAAGAAGGAAGCCGAGGAGCGTGCGCGCGAATACCTGGAGAAGGTCGGCCTCGCGCCGCGCGTCGAGAAGCAGTATCCGTCGCACCTGTCGGGCGGCCAGCAGCAGCGTGTCGCGATCGCGCGTGCGCTCGCGATGCACCCGGACGTGATGCTGTTCGACGAGCCGACGTCGGCGCTCGACCCGGAGCTCGTCGGTGAAGTGCTGAAGGTGATGCAGAAGCTCGCCGAGGAAGGCCGCACGATGATCGTCGTCACGCACGAGATGGGTTTCGCGCGCAACGTGTCGAACCACGTGATGTTCCTGCATCAGGGGCGGACCGAGGAAGAGGGCGATCCGAAGGAAGTGCTGGTGCGCCCGCAGAGCGAGCGGCTGAAGCAGTTCCTGTCGGGCAGTCTCAAGTAACGCGACAGGGCGGGTTTCATACGTGGTACCGGTGTCTCGTCCCGCAGGCGCCACCCGCACGACGCAGGTGGTGATCGTTGCATTGCCGCCCGTGTCGATGTCGGGCGTGGGTCCGATCGTCGATGCGCTGAATCTTGCGAACGAGATCGACGGGCGGTTGCTGTATCGCTGGCAGGTGTGTTCGTGGGACGGGCGGCCCGTGACGCTCGCGGGCGGTGCGCAGTGGCATGCCGATGCGGCGTTCAACGATGCGATCGCGTGCGACTGGCTGATCGTCGTGTCCGAGCGGTTCCAGCAGTTCGCCGATTACCGGCTGTTTCTCGCGAGTCTCGCGCGGGTCGGGCAGCGCACGCCGGTCGTGACCGGCATTCACCACGGCGTGTGGTGGCTTGCGATGGCCGGGCAGCTTTCCGGTTATCGCGTGAGCGTGAACTGGGAGACGTATCAGCAGTTCGCCGAGCAGTTCGAGCGGTCGATCGTCACGCAGCAGATCTTCGAGATCGACCGGGACCGCGCGACGTGCGCGGGTGGGCAGGCTACCGTGGACTTCATGCTGGCCATGATTGGCCGGGAACATGGTGTCGATCTCGCCGAGAGGATCGCCGATGCGCTCGGTGCGGGGACTTTGCGGAGTGGCGAGGAACGCCAGCGGATTCCTTTTGTGACTGCGCCCGGCGAGCGGCATCCTCAGTTGAACGATGCGTTGCTGTTGATGGAAGCCAATGTCGAGGATCCTCTGACTACCGACGAGATCGCCGAACTGGTCGGCGTTTCGCGCCGACAGTTGGAGCGGTTGTTTCGGCAGTATCTTGGGGCGATGCCCTCGAAGTATTACCTCAATTTGCGGTTGCTCAAGGCCAGGACGCAGTTGCAGCGCACGAGTAAGTCTGTCGTGCAGGTTAGTCTCGCCTGTGGGTTTTCTTCCGCTGCGCACTTTTCCAATGCTTATCGGGAAAGGTTCGGGGTGACACCCCGGGAAGATCGGCGAGCGTGGCTCGAAAAGCAGACTGGGAGTGAGCCTCGCGGGGGCGCGTTGGTTGAGAGGGGTGGGAAGGATTGATTCGCGGTTTCGTGGTTTGCTTGCGGTTTGTCGTGAAGCACCTGTGATCGTATCGGTCTATTAGCGTCGCCCCTGCGCGGGGCGGCGGTTACTTTTCTTTGTCTTGCCAAAGAAAAGTAACCAAAAGAAAGGCGCTCGGATAACGCATGACCTCCCGGTGCCATGGTCATCGGAGTGGCCACCGCCTAAGTGTCCGCGCCAGTCAGGAAACCGGAGTGGTTCGAGCAATGGTTCCGACGCATCACACCACCCAACGGAGCGGTATACCGCCCGCCAGCTCCATCCTCGCTTCGCGCGGCTGCAAGGTGCTTCACGTCGCTAGACTGTCGCTCGATGTTCTTCCACCCGCAACGCATCGCCTGGCCGGGCATTCTCACTATTCACGTCATTCGTGCGACCAACCGGTTGCCTGCTATCAGTGCTACTCAACTGCGCCATGCGGGCGCGAGTTTCGGTGTTCGTTGAATGCGTCCCTTTTTTCTTCGGGGAGCGGTGCGGATCGCGTGTATCGGGATTGGGGTGTTGGGTATTTCGATTGTGCTGCTCGAGGGGTGTGTACCTGTCGGCCGAGCGAAGCGAGGGCGGAGCTGGCGGGCGGTATACCGCTCTGTTGGGTGGTGAGTGATGTCAGAACCATTGCTCGAACCACTCCGCTCTCCTGACTGGCGCGGACACTTAGGCGAGGGCCACTCTGATGACCATGGCACCGGGAGATCATGCGTTATCCGAGCGCCTTTCTTTTGGTTACTTTTCTTTGGCAAGACAAAGAAAAGTAACCGCCGCCCCGCGCAGGGGCGACGCTAATAGACCGATAACAATGCAGGTGCTTCACGCCAAACCCGAGCCAACCACCCGAGAACCCCCAAAACGAGCCCCGTGAACCTCCCCACCCGCCGGGAAGGCAAAATAGCGAGAAGAAAGGGCTTCCGATAGAACCCGTCGCAATTCCGCAAGACGCTTGCGTCACCCTTACCTAAACTTGATCCTGTTGAACCCTCTTACGAAACCGAAAGGAACGACCATGACGACCTCGACCGTGACCCGCCAGACATTCGACGAAGTGATGGTGCCGGTATTTTCCCCCGCCCCGTTCGTGCCGGATCGCGCAGAGGGCTCCCGCGTGTGGGACACGGCCGGCCGCGAGTACATCGATTTCGCATGCGGCATCGCCGTGACGTCGCTCGGCCACGGCCACCCGGAACTGCTGAAGGTCCTGGACGAACAAAGCCGCAAGCTCTGGCACATCGGCAACGGCTACACGAACGAGCCGGTGCTGCGCCTCGCGAAGCGCCTCGAATCGCTGACCTTCGCCGACCGCGCATTCTTCGCGAACTCGGGCGCGGAAGCGAACGAAGCCGCACTGAAGCTCGCACGCCGCGTCGCGTTCGATCGCCACGGCGCCGATAAAGCCGAAATCATCTCGTTCGTGCAGTCGTTCCACGGCCGCACGTTCTTCACGGTCAGCGTCGGCGGCCAGCCGAAATACTCGGAAGGCTTCGGCCCCGTGCCGGCCGGCATCACGCACCTGCCATACAACGACATCGAAGCCGCGAAGGCAGCGATCGGCCCGCAAACCTGCGCAGTGATCGTCGAGCCCGTGCAGGGCGAGGGCGGCGTGATCCCGGCCGATCCGGCCTTCCTGAAGGCGCTGCGCGAAGCCTGCGACGCCAACAACGCACTGCTGATTTTCGACGAAGTGCAAACGGGCGTCGGCCGCACGGGCCAGTTCTACGCATACATGGACACGGGCGTCACGCCGGACATCCTGACGACCGCGAAGGCGCTCGGCAACGGCTTCCCGATCGGCGCAATGCTGACGACGAACGAACTGGCCGCACACTTCAAGGTCGGCGTGCACGGCACGACGTACGGCGGCAACCCGCTCGCATCGGCGATCGCCGACAAGGTCGTCGAACTGATCAGCGACCCGGCACTGCTCGAAGGCGTGCGCGAACGCAGCGTGCGCCTGAAGGGCGCACTCGAACGCATCAACGCGCGCTTCGGCATCTTCAAGGACATCCGCGGCAAGGGCCTGCTCGTCGGCGCGGAACTCACCGCCGCGTTCGACGGCCGCGCGAAGGACTTCGTCAACGCAGCCGCCGAGAACGGGCTGATCATGCTGATCGCCGGCCCGAACGTGCTGCGCTTCGTCCCGTCGCTGGTGATCCCGTTCGACCTGCTCGACGAAGGCGTCAAGCGTTTCGAGAAGGCAGTCGAACAAGTGCTCGCAGCACAGGAAGCCACCGCGCGCTGATCGGCGCACCCATCGCAGACAGGAACGACGATGCTATTTGTTCGCCCCGGCAAACTCACGGATCTCGATGCGCTCGCGCACATGGCGCGCACCGCGCAGCCGGTCCTGCACTCGCTGCCGCACGACCGCGCGGCGCTCGAAGCGCGCGTGGCGCTCTCCGAGGATTCGTTTCGCGCGGACGTCGACTTCGCCGGCGAGGAGTTCTACCTCTTCGTGCTCGAGGATTCGTCGACGGGCAAGCTGCTCGGCACGGCGAGCATCGTCGCCGCGGCCGGTTACTCGGAACCGTTCTACGCGTTCCGCAACGACGCACTGATCCACGCGTCGCGCGAACTGCACGTGAACCGCAAGATCCACGCGCTCACGATGTCGCACGAGCTGACCGGCAAGAGCCGGCTCGCCGGCTTCTACGTCGATCCGTCGCTGCGGGGCGACGCGGCCGCGCACCTGATCTCGCGCGCCCGGATGATGTACATCGCCGCGAACCGCCGCCGCTTCACGCCCGAAGTGTTCACGCTGCTGCTCGGCGTCAGCGACGGCAACGGCGCATCGCCGTTCTGGGAAGCGGTGGGCCGCAAGTTCTTCGGCCGCGACTTCACCGACGTCGACATCGCGTCGGGCGGCCGCAGCCGCACGTTCATCGCGGAAGTGATGCCGGCCTATCCGATCTACGTGCCGCTGCTGCCGGAAGCCGCGCAGCGCGTGCTCGGCGAGCCGAACGAGACGGCACTGCTCGCGTACGACATCCATCTCGAGGAAGGCTTCGAACCCGACCGCTTCGTCGACATCTTCGACGCGGGCCCGGTGCTGACCGCGCAGGTCGACCG
Proteins encoded in this window:
- a CDS encoding aspartate aminotransferase family protein — encoded protein: MTTSTVTRQTFDEVMVPVFSPAPFVPDRAEGSRVWDTAGREYIDFACGIAVTSLGHGHPELLKVLDEQSRKLWHIGNGYTNEPVLRLAKRLESLTFADRAFFANSGAEANEAALKLARRVAFDRHGADKAEIISFVQSFHGRTFFTVSVGGQPKYSEGFGPVPAGITHLPYNDIEAAKAAIGPQTCAVIVEPVQGEGGVIPADPAFLKALREACDANNALLIFDEVQTGVGRTGQFYAYMDTGVTPDILTTAKALGNGFPIGAMLTTNELAAHFKVGVHGTTYGGNPLASAIADKVVELISDPALLEGVRERSVRLKGALERINARFGIFKDIRGKGLLVGAELTAAFDGRAKDFVNAAAENGLIMLIAGPNVLRFVPSLVIPFDLLDEGVKRFEKAVEQVLAAQEATAR
- a CDS encoding GlxA family transcriptional regulator — translated: MVPVSRPAGATRTTQVVIVALPPVSMSGVGPIVDALNLANEIDGRLLYRWQVCSWDGRPVTLAGGAQWHADAAFNDAIACDWLIVVSERFQQFADYRLFLASLARVGQRTPVVTGIHHGVWWLAMAGQLSGYRVSVNWETYQQFAEQFERSIVTQQIFEIDRDRATCAGGQATVDFMLAMIGREHGVDLAERIADALGAGTLRSGEERQRIPFVTAPGERHPQLNDALLLMEANVEDPLTTDEIAELVGVSRRQLERLFRQYLGAMPSKYYLNLRLLKARTQLQRTSKSVVQVSLACGFSSAAHFSNAYRERFGVTPREDRRAWLEKQTGSEPRGGALVERGGKD
- a CDS encoding lipoprotein, which gives rise to MIFRFRLLPVTMLAAALALTGCDDKQGNLDVQRIRDFFNAIKPAPLLLKGLKVGESTEADVRGTMGKPETEREFTDGSKRFEYPRGPMGNQTWFVDLDANGRYTGATQVLTAENFAKVRPGMNEDEVRRLLGKPGDIAQYPLKPETVWSWRWLEDGVNTDAFFNVHFGPDGLVYTTSRSDILKGR
- a CDS encoding ABC transporter permease, which gives rise to MFLYGFGPVLWAGTVQTIELSVLSLATAVALGLIGAVAKLSHNRVLRAIATGYTTLIRSVPDLVLMLLLFYSIQIWLNQFTDLVGWNQIDIDPFVAGVLTLGFIYGAYFTETFRGAFLSVPRGQLEAGAAYGMSGARVFVRIMFPQMMRFALPGIGNNWQVLVKATALVSIIGLADVVKAAQDAGKSTFNMFFFILVAALIYLAITTVSNLVLIQLEKRYSMGVRHAEL
- a CDS encoding ABC transporter ATP-binding protein, whose product is MAEITQTSASTKLAALDIHKRYGDNEVLKGVSLNAKAGDVISIIGASGSGKSTFLRCINFLERPNAGQIVVDGETVRTKADRAGALEVADHKQLQRIRTKLAMVFQHFNLWAHMNVLENVMEAPVHVLGISKKEAEERAREYLEKVGLAPRVEKQYPSHLSGGQQQRVAIARALAMHPDVMLFDEPTSALDPELVGEVLKVMQKLAEEGRTMIVVTHEMGFARNVSNHVMFLHQGRTEEEGDPKEVLVRPQSERLKQFLSGSLK
- the aruF gene encoding arginine/ornithine succinyltransferase subunit alpha — protein: MLFVRPGKLTDLDALAHMARTAQPVLHSLPHDRAALEARVALSEDSFRADVDFAGEEFYLFVLEDSSTGKLLGTASIVAAAGYSEPFYAFRNDALIHASRELHVNRKIHALTMSHELTGKSRLAGFYVDPSLRGDAAAHLISRARMMYIAANRRRFTPEVFTLLLGVSDGNGASPFWEAVGRKFFGRDFTDVDIASGGRSRTFIAEVMPAYPIYVPLLPEAAQRVLGEPNETALLAYDIHLEEGFEPDRFVDIFDAGPVLTAQVDRTACVKHAAERVVREAAHQQGDVAYMVSTGSGESFRCVLADLPGDTVDAPLAGDVRAALDVKDGDVVRCVPLHRRDDEDLKGDAA
- a CDS encoding ABC transporter permease produces the protein MIEILQEFGKAFLYWDGQRLSGLAVTLWLLVASISLGFVCAVPLAVARVSKKKWVSMPVRFYTYVFRGTPLYVQLLLMYTGMYSLEFVRSHSLLDAFFRSGFNCAILAFALNTCAYTTEIFAGAIRAIPHGEVEAARAYGMTPFTMYRRVILPSALRRALPLYSNEVILMLHATTVAFTATVPDILKVARDANSATYMAFQSFGIAALIYLAVSFALVAAFRRAERHWLAYLAAARH